A DNA window from Solanum lycopersicum chromosome 3, SLM_r2.1 contains the following coding sequences:
- the LOC112941145 gene encoding uncharacterized protein yields MRDEMSRFVTRLADLVREEYRMTMLHDDMSLDRLMVYTQLIEDSKLGRITRNLKRSGSSVQGQSRFKKISQGQVEPRSYKVKFEEEGGSQNGKPTCVSCGKRHYGEYLRCTGSFFSCGKEGNLLRDFPTIGSRGREGKQVSPIVQKDDASNKRRFYALWPKGAKPDKEEDDGKSLYIFSGMSYFYVEEYGVFY; encoded by the coding sequence AtgagggatgagatgagtagattTGTGACCAGGCTCGCTGATCTAGTAAGGGAGGAATATCGTATGACCAtgttacatgatgatatgagCCTAgatagactcatggtgtatacACAATTAATTGAAGATTCTAAACTAGGAAGGATCACTAGGAACTTGAAAAGAAGTGGTTCAAGTGTTCAAGGTCAATCTAGGTTCAAGAAGATTTCTCAAGGTCAAGTGGAACCTAGGAGTTATAAGGTGAAATTTGAGGAAGaaggtggttctcaaaatggcAAACCTACGTGTGTCAGTTGTGGAAAGAGGCACTATGGGGAATACCTAAGGTGTACCGGTAGTTTCTTTAGTTGTGGTAAGGAAGGAAATCTGTTGAGAGATTTTCCTACCATTGGCTCTAGGGGAAGAGAGGGTAAACAAGTTTCTCCTATTGTTCAAAAGGATGATGCTTCAAATAAGAGGCGTTTCTATGCACTTTGGCCTAAAGGAGCAAAGCCGGATAAGGAGGAGGATGATGGTAAGTCCTTGTATATCTTTAGTGGTATGAGTTATTTCTATGTGGAAGAGTATGGTgtgttttattga